One window of Spirochaetota bacterium genomic DNA carries:
- a CDS encoding D-alanine--D-alanine ligase: MRIALAYDLRDDYRAMGYGEEEVAEFDSIETIDAIDSALRELGFRTERIGHLGALIPRLLDGSRWDMVFNVTEGLYGIAREAQVPALLDAYRIPYTFSDTSVLALTMHKALCKRVVRDLGIPTPDFVSIASPREIDSIDLPLPLFAKPLAEGTGKGVSAASVITDRHALREVVTGLLARHRQPVLVETYLPGREFTAGIVGTGEEARVIGVAEIILNHNAEAAVYSLSNKELCEERVSYRLADDPEACMAAEFALAAWRGLECRDAGRIDLRSNADGVPGFMEVNPLAGLHPTHSDLPIIATLAGMDYNELIRSIMDSALLRLGPAAPSHINRARA, from the coding sequence ATGCGCATCGCTCTTGCCTACGATCTTCGAGACGACTACCGGGCGATGGGATACGGAGAGGAGGAGGTCGCCGAGTTCGACAGCATCGAGACGATCGACGCCATCGACTCGGCGCTTCGTGAATTGGGCTTCCGGACCGAGCGGATCGGGCACCTGGGAGCGCTCATTCCTCGCCTCCTCGATGGCAGTCGCTGGGACATGGTGTTCAACGTCACCGAGGGCCTGTACGGCATCGCCAGGGAGGCCCAGGTTCCGGCGCTGCTCGACGCGTACCGCATCCCCTATACCTTCTCCGACACCTCCGTGCTCGCGCTCACCATGCACAAGGCGCTCTGCAAGCGGGTGGTCCGCGACCTGGGGATCCCCACGCCGGATTTCGTCAGCATTGCCTCGCCCCGCGAAATCGATTCCATCGACCTGCCCCTTCCGCTTTTCGCCAAGCCACTTGCCGAGGGCACCGGTAAGGGAGTAAGTGCAGCCTCGGTGATAACCGACCGCCATGCGCTTCGGGAGGTCGTTACCGGGCTTCTGGCCCGTCACCGCCAGCCTGTTCTCGTCGAGACCTATCTTCCCGGCAGGGAGTTCACCGCGGGGATCGTCGGCACGGGAGAGGAAGCCCGCGTTATCGGCGTGGCCGAGATCATCCTCAACCACAATGCCGAAGCGGCGGTGTACTCGCTTTCGAACAAGGAGCTCTGCGAGGAGCGCGTAAGCTACCGGCTGGCCGACGATCCCGAAGCCTGCATGGCCGCGGAATTCGCCCTTGCCGCGTGGCGCGGGCTGGAGTGCCGCGACGCCGGAAGAATCGACCTGCGCTCAAACGCCGACGGCGTGCCCGGCTTCATGGAGGTCAACCCGCTCGCGGGTCTGCACCCCACTCATTCAGACCTTCCCATCATCGCAACGCTCGCCGGAATGGACTACAACGAACTCATCCGATCGATAATGGACTCGGCTCTCTTGCGCCTCGGCCCGGCCGCCCCCTCTCACATCAACCGGGCACGCGCCTGA
- a CDS encoding D-alanine--D-alanine ligase, producing MRKAVILRAEISPGAPPDEHDTLIQAGSVSAALANLGYDPIPVEFGLNMHEVRTRIAEICPEFIFNLVEAVDGQDRLIHLAPALLDVTGLPYTGSSTEAIFLTSHKVLAKRLMRAQGLPTPSYVTIEEDGETLFHPGAYIIKSIRDHASAGITDDSVVHAENHSELLAHMKRRAPSHGSGCFAEAYIDGREFNLSVLAGPDGPVVLPPAEIVFRNYPPEKPKIVDYRAKWQEDSFEYVNTPRTFDFPPEDRTLLAKLDTMALDCFRFFHMRGYARVDFRVDPDGTPWILEVNANPCLTPDGGFTAAALAAGLSYDAMIGRIIGDLY from the coding sequence ATGAGAAAGGCAGTCATACTCCGCGCGGAGATATCGCCCGGCGCCCCTCCCGACGAGCATGACACCCTCATCCAGGCCGGTTCCGTCTCAGCCGCCCTGGCGAACCTTGGATACGATCCTATCCCCGTGGAATTCGGCCTCAACATGCACGAGGTGCGCACACGCATCGCGGAAATATGTCCGGAATTCATATTCAACCTCGTTGAGGCGGTGGACGGACAGGACCGCCTGATCCATCTCGCCCCGGCCCTCCTCGATGTAACGGGGCTCCCCTATACCGGCTCGTCGACCGAGGCGATTTTTCTTACATCGCACAAGGTCCTTGCAAAGCGCCTCATGCGTGCGCAGGGCCTTCCCACCCCTTCTTACGTCACCATCGAGGAGGATGGGGAGACACTGTTTCACCCCGGCGCGTACATCATAAAATCGATCCGGGACCATGCCTCCGCAGGCATTACGGACGATTCGGTGGTACACGCCGAAAACCACTCGGAGCTCCTTGCCCACATGAAGCGTCGCGCGCCTTCACACGGGAGCGGTTGTTTCGCTGAGGCCTACATAGACGGCCGCGAATTCAACCTGTCGGTACTCGCGGGCCCGGACGGGCCCGTTGTTCTCCCGCCGGCGGAGATCGTATTCAGAAACTATCCGCCTGAAAAGCCGAAGATCGTCGATTATCGCGCCAAATGGCAGGAAGACAGCTTTGAATACGTTAATACGCCGCGCACCTTCGATTTCCCTCCGGAAGACCGTACCCTCCTCGCAAAGCTTGATACGATGGCGCTCGACTGCTTTCGCTTCTTCCATATGCGCGGATACGCCCGGGTGGATTTCCGTGTTGACCCGGACGGCACGCCGTGGATACTGGAGGTCAACGCGAACCCGTGCCTTACGCCCGACGGCGGCTTTACGGCGGCGGCGCTCGCGGCCGGGCTCTCGTACGACGCGATGATCGGCCGGATCATCGGCGACCTTTATTAA
- a CDS encoding GNAT family N-acetyltransferase, whose amino-acid sequence MATDLNTTATFRREVRATDPAEIRKIVESSGYFSRAEIEIAAELIDERIARGDASGYHFLFADSPSGMLGYTCFGPIPATESSYDLYWIAINEGLRRRGLGRELLTRTEKIIGKMGGRRLYIETSSRAQYASTQGFYARCGYRREAFLRDFYSQGDGKFIYVRELPGELA is encoded by the coding sequence ATGGCGACTGATCTGAATACAACCGCAACATTCCGTCGGGAGGTCCGCGCGACGGATCCGGCGGAAATCCGAAAAATCGTCGAATCCTCGGGTTATTTTTCGCGCGCGGAGATCGAAATAGCGGCGGAGCTCATCGACGAACGCATTGCGCGTGGGGACGCGAGCGGATATCATTTCCTCTTCGCGGATTCTCCTTCCGGAATGCTGGGCTACACCTGCTTCGGCCCAATACCCGCAACCGAGTCGAGCTACGACCTGTACTGGATCGCCATAAATGAAGGGCTGCGCAGGCGCGGCCTCGGACGGGAACTCCTGACGCGGACCGAAAAGATCATCGGAAAGATGGGGGGGCGGCGCCTTTATATTGAGACCTCGTCGCGCGCCCAGTACGCATCCACACAGGGCTTTTATGCCCGCTGCGGCTACCGCCGCGAGGCTTTTTTAAGAGACTTCTACTCTCAGGGGGACGGCAAGTTCATCTATGTCAGGGAGCTCCCCGGGGAGCTCGCGTGA
- the dusB gene encoding tRNA dihydrouridine synthase DusB: protein MKPPDITGRLVLAPMAGFTDSPFRRIARRHGAALVYTELISAEGIARGNRKTHELMRFHPEERPIAIQIFGREASVMAEAAKRVEQLGPDVIDINMGCCAQRVCMGGSGAGLLRNPALAEDIAAAVAGAVALPVSVKIRIGWDDSSRNYRELVPRLENAGVSLIAVHGRTRAQKYTGSADWDAIAAIADASKLPVIGNGDIHSYGEALDRLNTSGCAAVMIGRAAVGNPWIFSGTVPSSKGLAEEVRVHLRLMREFYGERGIVLMRKHLARYFHGFRNAARLRGELVRSKSFDEAIDLVGRFEDGEFDGQED, encoded by the coding sequence ATGAAGCCGCCCGATATTACGGGAAGGCTGGTGCTTGCCCCAATGGCCGGTTTCACCGACTCGCCGTTTCGCCGCATCGCCCGCCGGCACGGCGCCGCCCTTGTGTATACCGAGCTTATCAGCGCCGAAGGCATAGCACGCGGCAACAGGAAGACCCACGAGCTCATGCGTTTTCATCCGGAAGAGCGCCCGATCGCCATCCAGATATTCGGCAGGGAAGCGAGCGTAATGGCCGAGGCCGCCAAACGCGTGGAGCAACTCGGCCCTGACGTCATCGATATCAACATGGGGTGCTGCGCACAGCGGGTATGCATGGGCGGATCGGGCGCCGGACTTTTGCGGAACCCGGCGCTCGCCGAGGATATCGCCGCCGCGGTTGCCGGGGCCGTTGCGCTTCCGGTATCCGTGAAGATCCGAATCGGCTGGGACGATTCGTCCAGGAACTACCGCGAGCTCGTCCCGCGGCTCGAGAACGCGGGCGTATCCCTTATCGCCGTGCACGGACGGACGCGCGCGCAGAAATATACAGGAAGCGCCGATTGGGACGCGATCGCCGCCATAGCAGACGCGTCGAAGCTGCCAGTTATCGGAAACGGTGACATTCATTCATACGGGGAGGCGCTCGACCGCCTTAATACCTCCGGGTGTGCGGCGGTGATGATCGGTCGCGCCGCGGTGGGCAATCCCTGGATCTTCAGCGGAACGGTTCCATCGAGCAAAGGACTGGCCGAAGAGGTTCGCGTCCACCTGCGGCTTATGAGGGAGTTTTACGGCGAACGGGGGATTGTGCTCATGCGCAAGCACCTGGCCAGGTATTTTCACGGTTTTAGAAACGCGGCGCGACTTCGCGGCGAGCTGGTGCGTTCCAAGTCATTCGACGAGGCGATCGACCTGGTCGGCCGCTTCGAGGACGGTGAATTCGACGGCCAGGAAGACTGA
- the rsmI gene encoding 16S rRNA (cytidine(1402)-2'-O)-methyltransferase: MGKAVRKTGTLYIIASPIGNLEDITLRALRIMKEEVSYIYCEDTRQTRKLLNHYGITIPTLSLHAHSSDERITGAISRMHEGASIGYLTDSGTPAVSDPGSRLVATAREHGIDIVPVPGPSALSAIVSVAGFPEKSVIFAGFLSKKDGRRRRELEGLRRHRGIIVIYESPHRIGRLLAAVAEVFPDEKMVMGREMTKVHEELLSGPVKDMADRSDSIIAKGEFTVAIWNRGGGDDTE, translated from the coding sequence ATGGGAAAAGCGGTACGTAAAACGGGAACGCTCTATATCATCGCCTCCCCGATCGGCAATCTCGAAGACATTACACTCAGGGCGCTGCGCATCATGAAAGAGGAGGTCTCGTACATCTACTGCGAGGACACCCGCCAGACCAGAAAGCTCCTCAATCACTACGGCATAACCATCCCCACGCTCTCCCTTCATGCCCACTCGTCCGACGAACGGATAACGGGCGCCATAAGCCGCATGCATGAAGGCGCATCGATCGGCTATTTGACCGATTCAGGCACACCGGCCGTTTCCGACCCCGGCAGCCGCCTCGTGGCGACGGCCAGGGAACACGGAATCGACATAGTCCCCGTACCGGGCCCCTCGGCCCTTTCAGCCATTGTCTCGGTTGCCGGATTTCCAGAAAAATCGGTGATCTTCGCCGGTTTTCTCAGCAAAAAGGACGGCAGGCGCCGTCGCGAACTGGAAGGGCTCCGTCGGCACCGGGGGATAATCGTAATTTATGAATCGCCCCACCGTATCGGGCGCCTGCTCGCCGCCGTCGCCGAGGTTTTTCCGGACGAAAAAATGGTGATGGGCAGGGAGATGACCAAGGTGCACGAGGAATTACTGAGCGGACCGGTAAAGGATATGGCCGATCGTTCCGATAGTATTATCGCAAAAGGCGAATTCACCGTCGCGATATGGAACAGGGGCGGGGGTGATGATACGGAATGA
- a CDS encoding flagellar biosynthesis anti-sigma factor FlgM, with protein sequence MVIDKIGNVNNIVEPKAGKSVSRTRETTRIDSIQISSEGKKAAEIGLYTQIVRETPDIRTERVREIKEQIQNGTYDKFEDDKILSMVADKIARNLLRK encoded by the coding sequence ATGGTTATAGATAAAATCGGGAACGTAAACAATATCGTCGAGCCGAAGGCAGGCAAATCGGTATCGCGAACCAGAGAGACGACCCGTATTGACTCGATCCAGATATCTTCCGAGGGGAAAAAGGCCGCCGAAATAGGTCTCTATACCCAGATCGTGAGGGAAACCCCCGATATTCGCACGGAAAGGGTGCGGGAAATAAAGGAGCAGATCCAGAACGGGACCTACGACAAGTTCGAGGACGACAAGATATTGTCCATGGTGGCCGATAAAATCGCGAGGAATCTGCTTCGAAAATAG
- a CDS encoding iron-containing alcohol dehydrogenase: MPTSATTSLSPELHVPSEIYVRQDIISSIGTVLKTIGSRILLITTSKDLTLYHDTIDIMAKSAAEANLGFIIYDEMADSPNTEDIDTAASYARKTHCDVIAGFGGTDSLNAAKAVAVLAGNYLFCEDLFENPSIQPPVALITIPAFPSFGFEVIPMFFITDIRQNIQRVYSHRYLYPRATIVDPRISARIDEETTAQVNTATLSIATEAVISKSTNSFVNTYALKSIDLIFKNLPAAYRDRQNITARGHLSYASVMTGIAFSVSRLSLSLALSLALSSRTRIPVHRAMGVFLPHVMEYNLTASPGKYVQMSKVMDEDVREITVIEAAIKAVEGVRKLEFDIDIPQRLSLFDISKTEFSRIAEIAIGFPFVENAPRPLNRDEFETILIAAY, from the coding sequence ATGCCCACCAGCGCAACAACGAGCCTGAGCCCCGAGTTGCATGTGCCGTCGGAGATATACGTCCGGCAGGACATCATTTCCTCAATCGGCACAGTCCTCAAGACCATCGGATCGCGGATACTCCTTATAACAACATCCAAAGACCTTACGCTGTATCATGACACCATAGATATCATGGCGAAGAGCGCGGCCGAGGCCAACCTTGGCTTTATCATCTACGACGAGATGGCGGACTCCCCCAACACCGAGGACATCGATACCGCCGCAAGCTACGCCCGCAAGACCCACTGCGACGTCATCGCCGGCTTCGGCGGGACCGATTCTCTCAACGCCGCCAAGGCCGTGGCGGTGCTTGCGGGCAATTATTTATTCTGCGAGGACCTCTTCGAAAACCCATCGATACAGCCCCCGGTTGCGCTGATCACCATACCGGCGTTTCCATCTTTCGGCTTTGAGGTCATACCCATGTTTTTCATTACGGACATACGCCAGAATATACAGAGGGTTTACAGCCACCGTTACCTGTATCCCAGAGCCACCATCGTCGACCCGCGAATCAGCGCCCGGATCGATGAGGAAACCACCGCGCAAGTAAACACGGCGACCCTTTCAATCGCGACCGAGGCGGTAATCTCAAAAAGCACCAACAGCTTCGTAAACACCTATGCGCTCAAATCGATCGACCTTATATTTAAAAACCTCCCCGCCGCCTACCGGGATCGGCAAAACATCACCGCGAGGGGACATCTGTCCTACGCCTCCGTAATGACCGGCATCGCCTTTTCGGTCTCGCGTCTTTCCCTTTCGCTCGCGCTGTCGCTCGCCCTCTCATCGCGGACGCGAATCCCGGTCCACCGGGCGATGGGAGTGTTTCTGCCGCATGTAATGGAATACAACCTTACCGCCAGTCCCGGCAAGTACGTTCAGATGTCGAAGGTGATGGACGAGGACGTCCGGGAAATTACCGTAATCGAGGCGGCCATTAAAGCGGTTGAGGGAGTGCGCAAACTGGAGTTCGACATTGACATCCCACAGCGCCTGTCGCTGTTCGATATCTCGAAAACCGAGTTTTCCCGCATCGCGGAGATAGCGATCGGTTTCCCCTTTGTCGAGAACGCTCCGCGCCCCCTGAACCGCGACGAGTTCGAAACCATTCTGATTGCCGCTTATTGA
- the larB gene encoding nickel pincer cofactor biosynthesis protein LarB yields MGNENLRQLLENYKNGSISEDEALAYLKHLPFEDITFAKVDHHRELRWGFPEVIFCQGKTSVQVAAIARSIVERGSNLLATRADADAFDAVARVIPEARYNEEARTISLVKNTPVILKGRVLVATAGTADLPVAAESLETGIMLGLDISMTQDIGVAGIHRVMNHREEILEAAVIIVVAGMEGALASVIAGMVTSPVIAVPASTGYGAAFGGLASLLGMLNSCVPGVAVMNIDNGFGAAFLAFKTLKTLERLAQTP; encoded by the coding sequence ATGGGAAACGAAAACCTCAGACAACTGCTCGAAAACTATAAAAACGGCTCGATCTCCGAAGACGAGGCGCTCGCCTATCTGAAACACCTGCCGTTTGAGGATATCACCTTCGCCAAGGTCGACCACCACCGCGAGCTTCGCTGGGGCTTCCCCGAGGTCATCTTTTGCCAGGGGAAGACGTCCGTCCAGGTGGCGGCTATCGCACGCTCGATCGTGGAGCGAGGGTCGAATCTCCTGGCCACCCGTGCTGACGCCGACGCGTTCGACGCCGTCGCCAGGGTGATCCCTGAAGCGCGCTATAATGAAGAGGCGCGAACAATCAGCCTTGTGAAAAACACGCCCGTAATCCTTAAAGGCAGGGTGCTCGTCGCGACCGCCGGAACCGCCGACCTCCCCGTGGCGGCCGAATCGCTCGAGACCGGGATAATGCTGGGGCTCGATATCTCCATGACCCAGGATATCGGGGTCGCGGGAATCCACCGCGTCATGAATCATCGCGAGGAAATACTCGAGGCGGCGGTCATCATAGTCGTCGCCGGCATGGAAGGGGCGCTGGCTTCGGTTATAGCGGGCATGGTGACCTCGCCGGTAATCGCCGTTCCCGCATCGACCGGTTACGGCGCCGCCTTCGGCGGTCTCGCCTCACTCCTGGGAATGCTGAACTCCTGCGTACCGGGCGTGGCGGTGATGAATATCGACAACGGTTTCGGCGCGGCCTTTCTTGCGTTCAAGACACTCAAGACCCTGGAAAGACTGGCGCAAACGCCATGA
- the larC gene encoding nickel pincer cofactor biosynthesis protein LarC, producing the protein MNYTLAFDLQFGASGDMLLGALFDLGLNYDKLVTELSRLSLPGWSISPEKINKYHMAGTALRVRCEEAETERRYGDIETIIGSSALDRPVKERAMRVFTRLAEAEAAVHGISREEVHFHEVGAIDSIIDIVAFCVALDMIGVQRVFFSDFYFGAGTVRTRHGEIPVPVPAVVRLAEGFRCRFTGREGELVTPTAAALLTALGSQPAFSSASVIRGTGIGFGSRNYPFPSYTRVLLLDAGETGIEEVYQIECNIDDMNPQIYPYLVDLLLQRGALDAYLASVNMKKGRPGTVLTVIAPVGALDAIRGTIYAETTTLGLRVQTVGREKLERSFTTVVVDGHEIRIKRGCFLDGEVSAQPEYEDCATAARESGAPLKLIMAQALDEYRRKCGL; encoded by the coding sequence ATGAATTATACGCTTGCGTTCGATTTGCAATTCGGCGCCTCGGGCGACATGTTGCTCGGCGCCCTGTTCGACCTGGGACTGAATTACGACAAGCTGGTGACTGAACTTTCAAGGCTCTCCCTTCCCGGCTGGAGCATCTCGCCGGAAAAGATAAACAAATACCATATGGCCGGCACCGCTCTCCGTGTTCGTTGCGAGGAGGCCGAAACAGAGCGCCGCTATGGCGACATCGAGACAATCATCGGATCGAGCGCACTCGACCGACCGGTGAAGGAGCGCGCCATGCGGGTGTTCACCCGCCTTGCGGAAGCGGAAGCGGCCGTGCACGGCATAAGCAGGGAAGAGGTCCATTTCCACGAGGTCGGGGCGATCGACAGCATAATCGACATCGTCGCATTCTGTGTCGCTCTCGACATGATCGGCGTACAGCGCGTCTTCTTCAGTGACTTTTACTTCGGGGCCGGGACCGTACGGACGCGCCATGGCGAGATACCCGTACCCGTCCCGGCGGTGGTCAGGCTGGCGGAAGGCTTCAGGTGCCGGTTTACGGGCAGGGAAGGCGAACTGGTGACTCCCACGGCGGCGGCCCTGCTTACCGCCCTTGGCTCTCAGCCGGCATTTTCATCCGCGTCGGTGATCCGTGGGACAGGAATCGGCTTCGGCTCGAGGAACTACCCGTTTCCCAGCTACACGCGAGTGCTGCTGCTGGACGCCGGAGAAACCGGGATCGAGGAAGTCTATCAGATCGAATGCAACATCGACGACATGAATCCGCAGATTTACCCCTATCTCGTGGATCTTCTGCTGCAAAGGGGTGCGCTCGACGCGTACCTTGCCTCCGTCAACATGAAGAAAGGCCGGCCGGGAACCGTGCTTACCGTCATCGCCCCGGTGGGGGCGCTCGACGCGATACGCGGAACCATCTATGCCGAGACAACCACGCTGGGACTACGGGTGCAGACGGTCGGCCGCGAAAAACTCGAGCGATCTTTCACAACGGTGGTGGTCGACGGACATGAGATCAGGATTAAAAGGGGATGTTTCCTTGACGGAGAGGTCAGCGCACAGCCGGAATACGAAGACTGCGCGACGGCCGCCCGCGAATCGGGCGCACCGCTCAAGCTTATAATGGCGCAGGCACTGGACGAATACAGGAGGAAGTGCGGCCTATAG
- a CDS encoding chemotaxis protein CheW, translating to MEKIDKSVSALQIVCFKVGKEEYGIDILKVQEILKLPKITRLPKSADFIMGVMDLRGKVIPIIDLSKRFRIENGSAGVGKRAIVVDIRNKRVGLAIDSVSHVVKVDGKDIEPPPPIVKGISGRYIVGIAKLAEGFVIVLDIEQILTVEELTSL from the coding sequence ATGGAAAAAATCGATAAGTCAGTGTCCGCGCTGCAGATCGTCTGCTTCAAGGTCGGGAAGGAAGAATACGGAATCGATATCCTGAAGGTGCAGGAGATATTGAAGCTCCCGAAAATCACACGGCTGCCCAAGTCTGCGGACTTCATCATGGGAGTGATGGACCTTCGCGGCAAGGTGATCCCGATCATCGACCTGAGCAAGCGCTTCCGCATTGAGAACGGCAGCGCGGGGGTGGGGAAACGGGCCATCGTGGTGGACATTCGGAACAAGCGGGTGGGGCTCGCGATAGATTCGGTAAGCCATGTGGTCAAGGTCGACGGCAAGGACATCGAGCCGCCTCCCCCCATTGTAAAAGGGATTTCCGGGCGGTATATCGTCGGAATCGCCAAGCTCGCCGAGGGTTTTGTTATCGTGCTCGATATCGAGCAGATACTGACAGTGGAAGAGCTTACATCCCTATAG